ATCCCTCTATGCTCACTGGACACTTGTCACACAGATGATCACTGGCGTCGTTGCTGGCGGCATAGAAAAGCCGGGGAAAATTCGGGTTGTGGCGATGCTTACCTCAACGGACTCTGATATGAAGTCCACCAACAATATGCAGTACAGCACTATAGTGACGGGAGGTTGGTTTTCGATTCAAGGAGTTCCGGTCCTCTCGGACTACTGGGTGAGAGCTTTCATTGATTCAAACGATGACGGTGTCTGGAGCCCCACTGAGCCAATTGGATCCTATGCAGGCAATCCCATTCATCTAACCAATAATGTTGCTGGTGCTAATATCACAATGGGTTACGGGGACTGGGATGGAGATGGAATACCTGATGATGAGGAAGCCTTTGTTCTGATGACAGATCCTAAAAATTCATCAAGCCCAATTCAGGTTGATGATGATGGGCCTAACGACCCCGTTCCTGGAGATCCCGAAACAAGTGCCCCTTATGAAAATGGAACTCAATACCATCCCTATGATTCGATCCAGAAGGCAATCAATGTGGCGCCAAGTGGTTCCGTCATTGTGGTAATGGATGGGTCATATTCCGGGGTTGGCAATCAGGATATCACCACGAAGGGGAAACCCATAACCGTTCGTTCGAGGCATGGCTATAACTCGGCAGTGATTGACGCGGCAAGCGTCAACAGTGGGTTTATCTGTGCCAGCAATGAGACCGCCCTGACGGTCATCAAAGGGTTTACCATTCACACATGGGCATCATTCTTTGGGCAACCAGGCGTTCTGTGTAGAAAGGCAAGTCCGTCAATCGAGGATTGCAGGATATGGGATTGCGGGGTAGCTGGGATCTATTGCACCAACCAGGCGAACCCCATCATCCGTCGGACGATTATCGAGGCAAATGCAGGGGGCGTTGTCTGTTATGGCAGTTCGCCGACCTTGGACAGCTGTCTTATTCAGTCAAATTTCTCGGGCCGCGGAGCCGGAGTGTATATGGAAAACAATTCGAACCCGTATCTCGTGAATTCGCTTATCGTGAGAAACCGTAGCACCAACGATGGTGGCGGCCTCTACGTGGGCACGGGATGCAGTCCAACCGGTATTAATTGTACGGTGGCGTATAATGTTGCCACGAATCGTGGCAGTGCTCTGTCGACAGTAGGGGCTCCCTTGTTCAAGAATTTCATTGTTTGGGGTAATTCCGATGCTGCGTCCGATCCAATTGACCTTCAGGCGGCGGCAACGTTTACTTACAGTTGCGTTCAGGAGTTTCACCCCGGAACCGGCAACATGACGACCGACCCCATGTTTGTAAGTGGTGTCGGTTATCAATTGCAGGCAAATTCACCCTGTATCGACGCCGGAACCTCTGTCGGTGCTCCGGCTCTCGATTACGCGGGTCAAATAAGGCCTTTGGATGGAGATGGTAATGGGAATGCCGTTGTAGACATTGGCGCTTACGAACAGGCTGAGTACATATATGTCTGCACGAATGCGATGACTCACTATGTTTCGGCCAGTTCAATTTCGCCGCAAATTCCTTATACGAATTGGGCAACGGCCGCACAACGCATACAGAGTGCCGTTGATGTGGCGTACCCTGGCTCACTGATTATGGTCAGCAACGGCGTCTATGTATCAGGTGGGCGAGTGGCGCGTGGTTCTCTGACAAACCGCGTGGCTATCACCAAGACCATCACGGTACAAAGTGTTAGCGGCCCTGGAGCAACGATCATTCAGGGTTTAGGTCCGCATGGTGATGCGGCAATACGCTGTGTGTATTTGGGGACCAACGCGGTCTTGTCTGGATTTACCCTCACGAACGGGGCAACCCGGGGATATAGTGGAGATCATGCTTTGGAGCAGGCTGGTGGTGGGGCATGGTTGGAGCCGTCGGGTGTATTGACTAACTGCGTTATCATTGGGAATTCGGCAAATGATGATGGTGGCGGTGTGTCTGGAGGCACGCTTAATAATTGCGCGTTGATCGGCAATTCTGCCGGTTACAACTACAGTTCAGGAGGCGGCGCAATAAATTCCACAATGAACAATTGCACGCTGACAAGAAACTCGGCTTTTTCTGGTGGTGGCGCGGCGGGAAGTATTCTCAATAAATGCATATTGTCCAGCAATTCAGTTGAGCATCCGACAGGTCCTGGAGGCGGAGATTCATGGGGTGGTGGTGTTAAAGACTGCACGTTGTATAGCTGTCTGTTGACCGGCAATTCCTCAGGATATGCCGGTGGTGGTTCCGTGGGTGGTTCTCTGACCAACTGCACATTGATCGGGAACTCAGCAGGTGTTGGTGGAGGTGCATACGGAAGCACTCTGAACAACAGTATTGTCTATTTCAATGTAGCACCATCCGCGCCGAACTATTCTGGCACCAGTCTTGACTATAGCTGCACTACTCCATTGCCAGCGGGGGCTGGGAATATTGCTGACGAACCTCTGTTTGTAAATCCGGGTTCTGGGAACTACAGGCTGCAAACGGGATCCTTCTGTATCAATGCTGGATCAAATCAGTCCTGGATGACTAGCTCAAAAGATTTGGGTGGCAATCCGCGTGTTTCCGTTGATGGCATTGTGGACATGGGGAGTTATGAGTATGTACCCGGGCTGCAGTACTCATTGACCATCTCAATGCCCCCCTATGCTGGTGGTTTTCCGCAAGCCGGAACGCGACTTTTTGATGTTGGTGCTTCTGTAAATGTAGTTATTACCAATTCACCTGTCATTTTAGGCGGAACCACCCAATTTGCCTGTAAGGGGTGGACAGGGACCGGTAGCGTTTCAGCAAGTGGAGCTACAACAAACGTCGGTACTATAACGATAACCAATCACACAACAGTGACGTGGCTTTGGAGCACAAATTACTGGCTGCAAACGAGCGCGACAGGTAATGGGGCAGTTAACACCAATAACTCATGGCTCGCATCAGGTGCGAATATTGAATTGACCGCAACTCCTGAGAGTTACTTCACTTTCTGGACTTGGCAGGGCCAGACGAACGGCTGCACAATCGAGAGCAACAGGATAACAGTAATTATGAACGCTTCCCGTGCGATTACGGCGGTTTTCAATGTGCAGCTAGTGACCAACAATGTCCCTAAGTGGTGGCTTGCTCAGTCTGGCCTCACGAACTTCAATGTGGACGCCATGCGGGATGTTGATAATGACGGAATGCTGACTTGGCAAGAATGGGTTGCGGGAAGTGATCCCACGAACATCAACTCCGTATTCCACTTCACAAGCGCTAATGGCACGTTTGGCCAAGGCATGATTGTCCGCTGGCCGAGCATCTCGAATCGGTTCTACAACCTCAGTCGGTCGACAAACCTGATGGTGGGCACAAACGCATTCACTATTCTTCCCGGTGCCAGTAATATGCCAACTACGCCATCGCAGAACATATACACTGACGTGGTGCAGGGAGTCGGGCCGTATTTTTACAGGATTGACGTTCGGGAATAAATCTTTTGTGTACTGCCTTCATTTTGCCTCATGGTATCGTCTATCGACGACATATATTGTTTCAAGCCTGTATTTCGCGCCCAGTTTTCTTTGACCCGCTGCGTCACTTTACCGCTTTGGACCGATCTGGACACCTGAAAATGGGCAGATATTGCATGGCGGTTTGGTAGTCACTGCTTTTTTCGTGACTTCGGTGAGTTGGGGGGATAATTTATCGAAATGGTTCAGATGAGACAAATTCGTGATTGGAGCCGGTGTTTGGCGAAACAATTCAAGCCGGAACGTATTATATTGTTTGGTTCATACGCCTACGGAAAGCCGCGCGAGGATTCCGATGTGGATCTACTGGTGGTGCTCCGTCACGAATCCGTCGCCGCAAAAGCGGCATCCGATATCCGGATGGCGCTTCCGCATGATGTTTCTATCGATGTCATTGTTCGATCTCCTGAGAAATTCCGCGAGCGGTTGAAAATGAAAGACTTTTTCATGCGGGATATTGCGGAGAAAGGGCTTGTGCTGTATGAAGCGCGAAGTCATTGAATGGGTCGATAAAGCTGAGGGCGATTTCATAAGCGCCAAGCGGGAGTGCCGGGCACGCAAAATGCCGAATTTTGATGCCGCGTGTTTTCACGCTCAGCAATCTGCCGAGAAATATCTCAAAGCATATTTGCAGGAATTGAATATCCCCATACCGAAGACTCACGATCTCGTGCGCCTGCTCAGCGAAATCCCCCCAACTCCTGCGCTGGATGTCCTGCGCTCGGGAATGGCCACACTGACCGCTTATGCCGTCGAATTTCGTTATCCAGGCGAATGTGCGTCTCAGGAAGTCGCGAAGGAAGCGATTACGTTGAGTGGCGCTGTTCGGGATGAACTTCGACATTTGCTTTCCTTGTCTGTACGTTAAGGTGGGATGAAACAACGGGGAGTCTTTTCCCAAAAGCGCTTAAAAGTTTTGGAGAAATGGAAGGCGTCGTAATATCCCAGCCGATCCGCGTATTGAATCATGCGAATTCCCGTTGTGCGTGGTATGTAATAATATGTGCAGGATTATACATTAAATAGTTTTCTTGTCCATTCCGCGACGGGCGGCTTTATGGCAGACTGAATGCATAACCCAAAGGACATACTGTAATGAAAAATAAACCGGTGACTTTTGCTCTCTATTTTGGCAATCGTGGCTTTTTTCCTGAAAAATTGATCTCGGGAGCCCGGACAGAACTGACTACGGTTCTGAAAAAGCTCGGATACGGAAGCTTGGTGATGGATGAATCGATCACCAAGTTCGGTGCCGTGGAGGGAACCGGGGAAGGTCTAAAATACGCGCAATTTCTTGAAGAGAACCGCGGTAAATATGATGGTGTAATTCTCTGTCTGCCGAATTTTGGCGATGAAACCGGTGCCATTGCCGCACTTCAGGACTGCGGGGTGCCGATCTTGATTCAGGCCTATCCCGACGAGTTGGGGAAAATGGGTTTTGCCGACCGGCGTGATGCGTTTTGCGGGAAGTTTTCCGTGATGGACGTGTTCTGTCAGTACGGACTGCCATTCACCACGTTCCAGCCCCATACCGTGGCCCCGACAAGTAAGACGTTTGAAATCCATATTCATCAGTTCGCCGCCGTTTGCCGTGTGACCAACCAGATGAAACGCATGACGGTTGGTGCCATCGGTGCGCGTACGACTGCCTTTAAAACGGTGCGTTTTGATGAGCTGACACTGCAGCGCCTCGGCATCACGACAGAGGCGCTTGACCTCTCGGAAGTGTTCATGCGGATTCGGGATGTCAAGACGGGCAGCGATCAGTTTATTGCAAAGGCCGAACGGCTGAAAAACTACACCAACTGGACGAAGATCCCGAAAGAAAAGTTTGAGACCCTCAGTAAACTCGGTGTTGTTCTAGATGATATCATGAATGATTACCACATGGACTGTATGGCCTTGCGCTGCTGGATTGAGCTCGAAAAAGAGCTCGGCGTGGCCCCTTGTGTGATTATCAGTGAGATGAATGATCGCGGCATCGTTTCCGCCTGCGAACTTGATGTTTGTAATGCGGTACCGATGTATGCGTTATCGCTGGCATCCCAACGCCCCGCAACCTGCCTTGATTGGAACAATAATTATGGGGATGATCCTGACAAGTGTGTGCTTTTCCATTGCGGCCCGGTTCCCCAGAGCCTGATGACGGGAAAAGGCCAGGTGGTTGACCATCCGATGTTTGCCAAGGCCTTGGGGGCCGGGTGTGGATGGGGGTGCAATGTGGGTCGCATCGCACCATCACCAATGACGTTTGCCAGCGCCAAAACGGCGGAGGGAAAACTCTGGTGTTATCTTGGCCAGGGTGAGTTTACAACCGACAAATTGGCGGATGATTATTTCGGGTGTGCCGGCGTGGTCCGGATTGAAAACCTGCAAAACGCACTGGAGTACATCGGGCACGAAGGGTATCGCCATCATGTAGGGGTTACCCCAGGGCATGTGGCGGCGGCTGTTCACGAAGCCTTCACCAAGTATCTGCGTTTCGAATTGAAAGCCCTATGACCGACTGACTGCGGTCTTCGGCTTTTCCAGTTCATCCATCACCACTTGAGCGGCGCGCTGGGCGGCTCCTCCGTCACCCAGGAGTGCCCGGATTTCGGCGTAGCCATTCAGCATGGTCTGCCGCGCAGGAGAGTCTGTTAGCAGTGGGATCAGTTCACGGGCGAGCGCTTCCGGGGTAATGTCGAATTGAATCACCTCGGGGCAGATGTAGCGATTGGCAATAATGTTTGCAATGCCAGCGAACTTGACCTTGACCTTAATAATTCTAATGGCGATCCAATAGGTCAGGGGAGCTACAGCATAGGTGATGACGGCAGGACATCCCACGAGGGCCGCCTCCATCGTCGCGGTACCTGATTTGACCAAGGCGGCCCGGCTTTGACGGAAGACCTGTCTGGCTTCACCCCGTATGATTTGAAGTCGGCTGGGGCCATTGGGGAAGCGTGCTATGACACGGCGGACATGTTCAGATATTTCATCCGAGGGGGTAGGGATGACAAACGAGGCTGTTGGAAATTGTTGTTCAATCAGACGCGCGGCCCCAAGCATGGGTGGGAGAAGCCGGTCGATCTCGTTATGGCGACTCCCGGGGAGCATACCAATCTGCGGTTCTCCGTCCCAGGGGAGTGGTGCCATGGGGGTGTGCATTGCCTCGCGAATTTCATCGATTAGGGGATGGCCGACAAAGTCCACTTTCAGGCTTGTTCCCTCAAATACTTTCGGTTCAAAGGGGAAAATCGCCATCAACCGATCGAGGACGGCAACCATGGTCGGGATCCGTCCTTGTTTCCATGCCCAGACTTGGGGGCAGATATAGTAAATGGTTTTCAACCCCATGGCATGGGCACTGGATGCAAATCTCAGATTGAAGCCGGGGTAGTCGACCAGAATAACGGCATCTGGCC
The DNA window shown above is from bacterium and carries:
- a CDS encoding choice-of-anchor Q domain-containing protein, which produces MNIQLCAWLVWVLCCLMPIFSLASSQTVTVAVLMDSRNYTLAVSSVRGSPVPSAGTNLYAWRSAVTCSVSSVVVSGINWRSTGWSGTGSIPLSGTTNTTGLVVLSNLVSSITWNWANLFVITNVSAAQRQGTKLVDITYDLISDASNAAPISLVVANNGTNISAITFSGAIGADVLPGTGNVIVWNAGTDWNGSIAELNFAVRHTSVTQLVSAGSALVDSRNYTLAVSSVRGSPVPSAGTNLYAWRSAVTCSVSSVVVSGINWRSTGWSGTGSIPLSGTTNTTGLVVLSNLVSSITWNWANLFVITNVSAAQRQGTKLVDITYDLISDASNAAPISLVVANNGTNISAITFSGAIGADVLPGTGNVIVWNAGTDWNGSIAELNFAVRHASVTQLVSVCKTWINTYGSITNLAAVQRPGTKLVDIVYDIISAVSNGAPISLVVTSNGVALPINVVSGAIGTNVTPGIGKSLVWNAGTNWNGNAGQLGFMVYYTTAPQFTSSSSCGVDSRNYIFSVSSMRGSPIPAVNTYSNFNWKSTVTASVSSVAGYTPIGWLGTGSVPATGSTNNTGIIVLTNLLSSINWNWITNTYGVTFNPQGGTTPAPTSKLVIYNEPYGSLPSITREWYNFDGWWTAPSAGTLVTAGTVVSAPILYGYSYSVNPSALYPDSSGNKLTDGMALVPVWGGSIAADGNSTVGWQNVNPSISFVFTGAVNVSEIKIWAADSDNASGVGLPTQITVSTPVGYSRTFSVTNPAGSGSTVELALGGINTVSDRFNISATRGSEWTMFSEIELRGTPESQFEAHEASLYAHWTLVTQMITGVVAGGIEKPGKIRVVAMLTSTDSDMKSTNNMQYSTIVTGGWFSIQGVPVLSDYWVRAFIDSNDDGVWSPTEPIGSYAGNPIHLTNNVAGANITMGYGDWDGDGIPDDEEAFVLMTDPKNSSSPIQVDDDGPNDPVPGDPETSAPYENGTQYHPYDSIQKAINVAPSGSVIVVMDGSYSGVGNQDITTKGKPITVRSRHGYNSAVIDAASVNSGFICASNETALTVIKGFTIHTWASFFGQPGVLCRKASPSIEDCRIWDCGVAGIYCTNQANPIIRRTIIEANAGGVVCYGSSPTLDSCLIQSNFSGRGAGVYMENNSNPYLVNSLIVRNRSTNDGGGLYVGTGCSPTGINCTVAYNVATNRGSALSTVGAPLFKNFIVWGNSDAASDPIDLQAAATFTYSCVQEFHPGTGNMTTDPMFVSGVGYQLQANSPCIDAGTSVGAPALDYAGQIRPLDGDGNGNAVVDIGAYEQAEYIYVCTNAMTHYVSASSISPQIPYTNWATAAQRIQSAVDVAYPGSLIMVSNGVYVSGGRVARGSLTNRVAITKTITVQSVSGPGATIIQGLGPHGDAAIRCVYLGTNAVLSGFTLTNGATRGYSGDHALEQAGGGAWLEPSGVLTNCVIIGNSANDDGGGVSGGTLNNCALIGNSAGYNYSSGGGAINSTMNNCTLTRNSAFSGGGAAGSILNKCILSSNSVEHPTGPGGGDSWGGGVKDCTLYSCLLTGNSSGYAGGGSVGGSLTNCTLIGNSAGVGGGAYGSTLNNSIVYFNVAPSAPNYSGTSLDYSCTTPLPAGAGNIADEPLFVNPGSGNYRLQTGSFCINAGSNQSWMTSSKDLGGNPRVSVDGIVDMGSYEYVPGLQYSLTISMPPYAGGFPQAGTRLFDVGASVNVVITNSPVILGGTTQFACKGWTGTGSVSASGATTNVGTITITNHTTVTWLWSTNYWLQTSATGNGAVNTNNSWLASGANIELTATPESYFTFWTWQGQTNGCTIESNRITVIMNASRAITAVFNVQLVTNNVPKWWLAQSGLTNFNVDAMRDVDNDGMLTWQEWVAGSDPTNINSVFHFTSANGTFGQGMIVRWPSISNRFYNLSRSTNLMVGTNAFTILPGASNMPTTPSQNIYTDVVQGVGPYFYRIDVRE
- a CDS encoding nucleotidyltransferase domain-containing protein; amino-acid sequence: MVQMRQIRDWSRCLAKQFKPERIILFGSYAYGKPREDSDVDLLVVLRHESVAAKAASDIRMALPHDVSIDVIVRSPEKFRERLKMKDFFMRDIAEKGLVLYEARSH
- a CDS encoding HEPN domain-containing protein, whose amino-acid sequence is MKREVIEWVDKAEGDFISAKRECRARKMPNFDAACFHAQQSAEKYLKAYLQELNIPIPKTHDLVRLLSEIPPTPALDVLRSGMATLTAYAVEFRYPGECASQEVAKEAITLSGAVRDELRHLLSLSVR
- the lpxB gene encoding lipid-A-disaccharide synthase, yielding MTKPRSIMILAGEISGDMHAAGLVRALRQADPSLTFFGIGGPLMREAGVETYYDVKDLAVMGIVEVLKRIVFFRKVFRHMEREACEKRPDAVILVDYPGFNLRFASSAHAMGLKTIYYICPQVWAWKQGRIPTMVAVLDRLMAIFPFEPKVFEGTSLKVDFVGHPLIDEIREAMHTPMAPLPWDGEPQIGMLPGSRHNEIDRLLPPMLGAARLIEQQFPTASFVIPTPSDEISEHVRRVIARFPNGPSRLQIIRGEARQVFRQSRAALVKSGTATMEAALVGCPAVITYAVAPLTYWIAIRIIKVKVKFAGIANIIANRYICPEVIQFDITPEALARELIPLLTDSPARQTMLNGYAEIRALLGDGGAAQRAAQVVMDELEKPKTAVSRS